The following are encoded in a window of uncultured Sphaerochaeta sp. genomic DNA:
- a CDS encoding DUF362 domain-containing protein, whose amino-acid sequence MEASKVYYTNLRCDNGDSRLHKLTRLIKRAGIETIDFKNKFTAIKIHFGEPGNLAFLRPNYAATVVDLVKELGGRPFLTDCNTLYVGGRKHALDHMESAYKNGFMPYATGCHIIIGDGLKGTDETLVPVPGGEYVKEAKVGRALMDADILISLAHFKGHEATGFGGALKNIGMGGGSRAGKMEMHCDGKPQVDQSLCIGCGACIDICAHDAPHITDGLSWIDQDKCVGCGRCIAVCPTDAISNNDSSSNDKLNCKIAEYTHAICHGRPTFHINIVIEVSPNCDCHGENDLAIVPDVGFFASFDPIALDKACADAVNKQPFIPSSALGEREHCHHDHFTDTHPTTSWKVALEHGEKLGLGTMEYELLEVK is encoded by the coding sequence TTGGAAGCTTCCAAAGTCTACTACACAAACTTACGCTGCGATAATGGGGACTCCCGCTTACATAAGCTCACCAGGCTGATCAAGCGGGCAGGAATTGAGACCATCGACTTCAAGAACAAGTTTACTGCCATCAAGATCCATTTCGGTGAACCGGGCAATTTGGCTTTTCTGAGACCAAACTATGCCGCCACGGTCGTTGATTTGGTCAAGGAGTTGGGAGGAAGGCCATTCCTTACCGATTGCAACACTCTCTATGTCGGGGGAAGAAAGCATGCACTCGATCACATGGAGAGTGCCTACAAGAACGGTTTTATGCCCTATGCTACCGGGTGTCATATCATCATTGGTGATGGACTGAAGGGAACAGATGAGACATTGGTCCCCGTTCCTGGAGGGGAGTATGTCAAGGAAGCGAAGGTAGGACGCGCATTGATGGATGCTGATATCCTTATCAGCCTCGCCCACTTCAAGGGTCATGAGGCCACCGGTTTTGGTGGTGCCCTCAAGAATATCGGAATGGGTGGAGGTTCCCGTGCCGGGAAGATGGAGATGCACTGCGATGGAAAACCACAGGTTGACCAGAGTCTATGCATCGGTTGTGGTGCCTGTATCGATATCTGTGCCCACGATGCCCCGCACATCACCGATGGCCTTTCTTGGATAGATCAGGACAAGTGTGTTGGTTGTGGACGCTGTATAGCGGTCTGCCCCACTGATGCAATCTCAAACAATGACAGTAGCTCCAACGACAAGCTGAACTGCAAGATTGCTGAGTACACCCATGCAATCTGTCATGGAAGACCAACTTTTCATATCAACATTGTCATTGAAGTCTCACCGAATTGTGACTGCCATGGAGAAAATGATCTGGCCATTGTACCGGATGTAGGATTTTTCGCATCCTTTGACCCTATTGCCTTGGACAAGGCCTGTGCGGATGCAGTGAACAAGCAACCGTTCATTCCTTCCTCTGCCCTTGGAGAGAGAGAACACTGCCATCATGACCATTTCACTGACACCCACCCTACCACAAGCTGGAAAGTGGCCCTGGAGCATGGGGAGAAACTGGGATTGGGAACGATGGAGTATGAACTACTTGAGGTAAAGTAA
- a CDS encoding DMT family transporter: protein MNQALYLFLDMMTGMIISIMVVSNTLLGQATTMGVSLIVNHLIGLVILSLILLLGRKRPAINGPGRKVPWYLMFNGLFGLAILNLNYTTVVHTGASLAMASTVFGQSFCSLVFDLTGWMGMQKRSLNRTKIFSLSVSATGIIIMASGGTANFAFLYVMLGILAGALTMTQMVLNSTLALYEGPIRASHRNFIGGLLAGLVFYLLFQKDATIVGMQTIPQIPLLLVFGGGTLAVFVVVSTSYVIVKIPAVYSALLLSSAQILMSLLIDYLFFDSFSLPLLIGALLMLLGMAGNLAADRKPRP, encoded by the coding sequence ATGAATCAGGCACTGTACCTCTTCCTCGACATGATGACCGGTATGATTATCTCCATCATGGTGGTCTCCAACACCCTTTTGGGACAGGCTACCACCATGGGTGTCTCTCTGATTGTCAATCATCTAATCGGATTGGTCATACTCTCCCTTATCCTGCTCCTTGGCAGGAAGAGGCCAGCCATCAATGGCCCAGGAAGAAAAGTTCCCTGGTATCTCATGTTCAATGGCCTATTCGGCCTCGCCATCCTGAACCTGAACTACACGACTGTCGTTCATACCGGAGCATCGCTTGCGATGGCTTCCACAGTATTCGGACAGAGTTTCTGTTCACTGGTGTTCGACCTTACTGGTTGGATGGGAATGCAAAAGCGCAGTCTTAACCGAACAAAGATTTTCAGTCTGAGTGTCAGTGCAACGGGCATCATCATCATGGCGAGCGGAGGTACAGCGAACTTTGCTTTCCTGTATGTTATGCTAGGCATCCTTGCAGGCGCACTTACCATGACTCAGATGGTACTCAACAGTACACTTGCCCTCTATGAGGGGCCTATACGTGCCTCACATAGGAATTTCATAGGTGGACTGTTGGCAGGCTTGGTCTTCTATCTCCTGTTCCAGAAGGATGCAACAATCGTTGGCATGCAAACCATACCCCAGATTCCGCTGTTGCTTGTTTTTGGTGGAGGAACACTGGCAGTTTTTGTTGTGGTAAGTACCAGTTATGTCATCGTGAAGATTCCTGCTGTTTACTCTGCACTCCTGCTTTCATCTGCCCAGATCCTGATGAGCCTCCTGATCGATTATCTCTTCTTTGACAGTTTCAGCCTACCGCTTCTCATAGGAGCACTCTTGATGCTACTGGGCATGGCAGGAAATCTGGCTGCAGACAGGAAGCCTAGGCCTTAG
- a CDS encoding glycerophosphodiester phosphodiesterase has product MTDSFFNPMPRVVAHRGDSAHFPENTLSAFLSACALGVDVIETDVHLSKDGQLVIWHDETLDRNTDGSGRVEDHTLSELKTYDAGYTFTPDNGKTFPFRGKGVQLCTLREALEACPNQRFNIDLKSKDTAIVDTFIEVIHSVQATKRIVAASFHLSNLKLLRKKAPDILTSVTTLEVVPLLALQKLHLLSAKTKPIIFQVPTRQWGIEVITPSFVKTMHNRGSIIQVWTINDEAEMKRLYQMGVDSVMTDKPALAIKVARELGLR; this is encoded by the coding sequence ATGACTGATTCCTTTTTTAACCCAATGCCTCGGGTGGTAGCCCACCGAGGGGATAGTGCACACTTCCCAGAGAACACACTCAGTGCCTTCCTGAGTGCCTGTGCATTGGGTGTTGATGTCATCGAGACCGATGTACATCTGAGTAAGGACGGTCAGCTTGTCATCTGGCATGATGAGACATTGGACCGCAATACTGATGGTTCCGGCCGGGTGGAGGATCATACCCTTTCTGAACTGAAAACCTACGATGCAGGATATACATTCACTCCAGACAACGGAAAAACGTTTCCCTTCAGGGGAAAAGGTGTGCAATTGTGTACATTGAGAGAGGCCTTGGAGGCGTGTCCAAACCAGCGATTCAATATTGACCTAAAAAGCAAGGATACAGCCATCGTCGACACATTCATCGAAGTGATCCACTCAGTGCAAGCCACAAAGCGAATCGTTGCTGCTTCTTTTCATCTCTCCAATCTCAAACTACTGCGGAAAAAAGCTCCTGATATTCTGACAAGTGTTACCACCCTTGAGGTGGTACCCCTTCTGGCACTCCAGAAGCTCCACTTACTCTCCGCTAAGACGAAACCCATCATCTTCCAGGTTCCCACCCGTCAGTGGGGCATCGAGGTGATCACTCCCTCTTTTGTAAAAACCATGCATAACAGGGGAAGCATCATCCAAGTCTGGACCATCAATGATGAAGCTGAAATGAAGCGTCTCTACCAGATGGGGGTAGATTCAGTAATGACCGACAAACCGGCTTTAGCCATCAAAGTTGCTAGAGAGCTGGGACTACGATAA
- the cbiR gene encoding cobamide remodeling phosphodiesterase CbiR translates to MKHMRIGTTSYIIPDDILPNVRYLADKVDDIELVLFESEEMSNLPDEMTIRELARLGESHGLSYTVHFPLDIYPGSVDLGERRRFMRTVERIVSLTEPLDPFGYVLHLTPESYGAVPSEDIERWTTCLDMSLEMMISKYEAMRRMFCVETLSYPFSYVYPLVERYDLSVTLDIGHIWLMGYPMQDNLDLLLPRTRIAHLHGVHDGKDHLGLDKGDPTQISQFISALSKQTQKDNRERVLTLEVFSEAELDASLSLLEKSHDMMGKDWGGRYGNH, encoded by the coding sequence ATGAAGCATATGCGAATTGGAACAACAAGTTACATCATCCCAGATGATATCCTGCCAAATGTACGGTATCTTGCCGACAAGGTGGATGATATTGAGCTGGTACTCTTTGAAAGTGAAGAAATGAGCAACCTACCTGATGAGATGACCATCAGGGAACTTGCCCGATTGGGTGAATCACACGGTTTAAGCTACACCGTGCATTTCCCCTTGGATATCTATCCCGGTTCAGTCGATCTAGGTGAGCGAAGGCGATTCATGCGAACCGTTGAGAGGATTGTCTCCCTTACTGAGCCTCTTGATCCCTTCGGTTATGTGTTGCACCTCACCCCGGAGTCCTATGGAGCAGTGCCCTCTGAGGATATAGAGCGTTGGACAACATGCCTAGATATGAGTCTTGAGATGATGATATCGAAGTATGAGGCTATGAGAAGGATGTTTTGTGTTGAGACCTTGAGCTATCCATTCTCGTATGTGTATCCTCTGGTGGAGCGCTATGACCTCTCTGTTACGCTCGATATCGGGCATATCTGGCTGATGGGGTACCCTATGCAGGATAATCTTGACTTGCTCTTGCCGAGAACCCGTATTGCACACCTTCACGGCGTGCATGACGGAAAGGATCATCTGGGTCTGGACAAGGGAGACCCTACACAGATAAGCCAGTTCATCTCTGCCTTATCTAAACAAACCCAAAAAGACAACAGAGAGAGGGTACTCACCTTGGAAGTATTTTCTGAGGCAGAGTTGGACGCTTCCCTCTCCCTCTTGGAGAAAAGCCATGATATGATGGGAAAAGATTGGGGAGGTAGATATGGCAACCATTGA
- a CDS encoding DNA repair protein: MIDFPTLSTEEAAHYLNPSFSQSPEGYEAFVQKILGFYENHGRAFVWRETSDPYHILLSEVMLQQTQTSRVIPKYELFLSLWPTIKDLAGVELDELLYHWKGLGYNRRALNLRKSAIACGKWDWNLPKKQAELLSLPGVGKATAAAIGSFSYHEKTIYLETNIRRVLLHCFYPEQEGVKDKELELLLAHFVQLVEDPKAWYYALMDFGVLLKHLLPNANVRSAHYTKQAKFENSNRQIRGQLIHLLSDTGAKDQEQVISLLSHFEEERILYCLGQLEKEGFVEETKGTYRIAKA; the protein is encoded by the coding sequence ATGATTGATTTTCCTACACTCTCAACGGAAGAAGCAGCACACTATCTGAATCCATCTTTCAGTCAAAGTCCTGAAGGGTATGAAGCATTTGTACAGAAAATTCTTGGATTTTATGAGAATCATGGAAGAGCGTTTGTCTGGAGAGAGACCAGCGACCCCTATCACATCCTGCTTTCCGAGGTAATGCTGCAACAGACCCAAACCAGTCGCGTCATTCCCAAGTATGAGTTGTTTCTCTCCCTGTGGCCCACAATCAAGGACTTGGCTGGGGTGGAGCTGGATGAGTTGCTGTACCACTGGAAGGGATTGGGCTATAACCGCAGGGCTCTGAATCTCCGTAAGAGTGCCATTGCATGTGGAAAGTGGGATTGGAACCTGCCCAAGAAGCAGGCTGAACTGCTTTCCTTGCCGGGAGTGGGGAAAGCAACCGCTGCTGCCATTGGTTCATTCAGTTACCATGAGAAAACTATCTACCTTGAAACAAACATACGCAGGGTTCTGCTCCATTGCTTTTATCCTGAACAGGAAGGCGTGAAGGACAAGGAGTTGGAATTGTTGCTTGCTCATTTTGTGCAGCTGGTTGAGGACCCCAAAGCGTGGTATTACGCCCTGATGGATTTCGGTGTCTTGCTAAAACATCTCCTTCCCAATGCGAATGTGAGGAGTGCCCACTATACAAAACAGGCAAAATTCGAGAACTCCAATCGACAGATTCGCGGACAATTGATCCATCTGCTCTCTGATACCGGTGCAAAAGATCAGGAACAGGTCATCTCATTGCTCTCCCACTTTGAAGAGGAGCGTATATTGTACTGTCTTGGGCAGTTGGAAAAAGAGGGCTTCGTTGAGGAAACAAAAGGTACCTATCGGATAGCTAAGGCCTAG
- the cobT gene encoding nicotinate-nucleotide--dimethylbenzimidazole phosphoribosyltransferase, which yields MSIKAIDFSRQAVYETQLLAKAMPPNSLGRLASLALKLALIKEGPLDSLSLLLFAADHGVVEEGVTHSPQQITYQQCCNFASGGGACSLFASLNHATLSVIDVGVNHSFSKHDAVVDCKIGYGTRNFLQGPAMEREQCLQAMEAGRNRVRVAIETGAHAIAFGEMGVGNTTSASAVAAALTNLPVSVITGKGSGLSDAELQHKISVIEQALVLHPERDPLTVLCNLGGYEIAAICGGMLEAAEASLPVLLDGFVVTSAALVANAMDEHFHEYLIPCHQSGMQGHRRMLESLGCGQPLLDLQMQLGEGTGALAAWPLVRLASHLLTDMTSFSDAQVTDSTKLLQSMGLV from the coding sequence ATGTCAATCAAAGCAATCGACTTCAGCCGGCAAGCAGTGTATGAAACCCAGTTGCTTGCAAAGGCAATGCCCCCAAACAGTCTCGGGAGACTCGCCTCCCTTGCGCTCAAGCTGGCGCTTATCAAGGAGGGCCCTCTTGATTCCCTTTCTCTTTTGCTGTTTGCAGCAGACCATGGGGTGGTGGAGGAGGGGGTAACCCATAGCCCTCAGCAGATTACCTACCAACAGTGTTGCAATTTTGCCTCCGGTGGCGGTGCGTGCAGTCTCTTCGCCTCCTTGAACCATGCAACGCTTTCAGTAATTGATGTTGGGGTGAACCATTCATTTTCTAAACATGATGCTGTAGTCGATTGCAAAATCGGTTATGGTACAAGAAATTTCTTACAAGGTCCTGCAATGGAACGTGAGCAATGCCTTCAGGCAATGGAAGCAGGGAGAAACAGGGTTAGGGTAGCAATAGAGACAGGGGCCCATGCCATTGCATTTGGAGAGATGGGGGTGGGGAATACCACCAGTGCCTCGGCTGTAGCCGCTGCCCTTACCAATCTTCCAGTCTCGGTGATAACAGGAAAAGGATCTGGTCTCAGTGATGCCGAACTACAACACAAGATTTCAGTCATTGAGCAAGCCTTGGTCCTGCATCCCGAGAGAGATCCACTTACGGTACTCTGTAATCTTGGAGGGTATGAAATAGCTGCCATCTGTGGTGGAATGCTGGAAGCTGCAGAGGCCTCTTTGCCCGTTCTTCTTGATGGGTTTGTCGTAACCAGTGCTGCCTTGGTAGCGAATGCCATGGACGAGCACTTTCATGAGTATCTCATCCCCTGCCATCAGTCAGGAATGCAGGGGCATAGAAGAATGCTGGAATCTCTTGGTTGTGGCCAGCCTCTCTTGGACCTACAGATGCAACTCGGGGAGGGGACCGGTGCCTTGGCGGCCTGGCCCTTGGTACGTCTGGCAAGCCATTTGCTTACCGATATGACCAGCTTCTCTGATGCGCAGGTAACTGATAGTACGAAGCTGTTGCAGTCAATGGGGTTGGTATGA
- a CDS encoding AI-2E family transporter produces MTEKPFSGNKYIQIFLGVIVTLAVFAALKMSKDVMIPLVLSFFCYLLFSPLLRRLDRLHVPKIISVIFVMALLLFLFLATGWFIIITVDTLVDLVPFYVEKVVSLDRLLTSRASSFIDLPEGASFLSILPVNWSNIAISSLTSISNKFLSITKVALLVYIFVLFLLLERQSVIPKLLAAIPRSKGMKVAVMFERITRQTSKYLLLKVVISLCTGALFFLTAVVTGLDLPILWGVLAFIFNFIPSIGSVIVTTIVIFMSLIQFAPDWTNVFYVAILAISTQMILGNIIDPRLQGGQLNLSPFVILVSLSLWGFIWGLPGMFISVPLTSVLQILCANIKSLRPVAILISSGKSYQRETAKQKALERYLRKQDKLKRGEHPTAEHINEAQEKEAHENYHKGDFVLPENFGDKK; encoded by the coding sequence ATGACAGAAAAACCGTTCTCAGGAAATAAGTACATCCAAATATTCCTTGGAGTCATTGTAACATTGGCAGTATTTGCTGCTCTAAAGATGTCGAAAGACGTAATGATTCCCCTCGTTCTTTCGTTTTTCTGTTATCTGTTATTCAGCCCATTACTTCGTAGGCTCGATAGACTCCATGTGCCAAAAATCATCTCAGTCATCTTCGTTATGGCTCTATTGCTCTTCCTGTTTCTTGCTACAGGCTGGTTCATCATCATCACCGTCGATACCTTGGTTGACCTGGTACCATTCTATGTAGAGAAAGTGGTCTCACTGGACCGACTGCTCACCAGCAGGGCAAGTTCCTTCATTGATCTCCCTGAAGGTGCCTCCTTCCTATCCATACTGCCCGTGAACTGGTCGAATATTGCCATCAGCAGCCTGACCTCCATCAGCAACAAGTTCCTCTCGATTACCAAGGTTGCGCTGTTGGTCTATATTTTTGTGCTTTTCCTGTTGCTGGAACGGCAGAGTGTGATTCCCAAGTTGCTGGCAGCCATTCCTAGAAGCAAGGGTATGAAAGTTGCGGTCATGTTTGAACGCATTACCCGCCAGACCTCCAAGTACCTGTTGCTGAAAGTGGTGATCAGCCTATGCACCGGTGCACTCTTCTTTCTCACTGCAGTGGTCACTGGGCTCGATCTTCCCATTCTCTGGGGCGTCCTGGCATTCATATTCAACTTCATCCCTTCCATTGGATCAGTGATCGTGACAACCATTGTCATCTTTATGTCCTTGATCCAGTTTGCTCCCGATTGGACCAATGTCTTTTATGTGGCGATCCTTGCAATAAGCACCCAGATGATCCTGGGGAACATCATTGACCCTCGCCTGCAAGGAGGGCAACTCAATCTGTCGCCCTTTGTAATTCTTGTCTCGCTTTCGCTCTGGGGCTTCATCTGGGGACTTCCCGGGATGTTTATCTCTGTACCCCTGACCAGTGTGTTGCAGATTCTCTGTGCAAATATCAAGAGTCTCAGGCCAGTTGCCATCCTGATAAGCAGTGGTAAGAGCTATCAACGGGAAACGGCAAAGCAGAAAGCGTTGGAGCGTTATCTACGAAAGCAGGATAAGCTCAAAAGGGGAGAGCATCCAACCGCTGAGCACATCAATGAAGCACAGGAGAAGGAAGCCCATGAGAACTATCACAAGGGTGACTTCGTCCTTCCGGAGAATTTCGGCGACAAGAAATGA
- a CDS encoding RNA methyltransferase: MDQQTNLDRIQIVLVDTQDGANIGSTCRAMKTMGITHLVLVSDREYDENRVRTLALHASDVWEQAKRFSSLKEALSGSVLSVAATRRRGKFRKHSSLNPTQLAEVVQKTGDGLISIVFGRESDGLTDDEVAMCSQVVTIPTSDQFPSLNLSQAVQIITYCLYDTIKTYPEGANPVTQGRCEEAALKACDALDEIGYFKLGQEKLWTFRFLRDVFVRSALTESEIQKMEKVFVKSARIKAHKNKEQDD, encoded by the coding sequence ATGGACCAACAAACCAATTTGGATAGGATTCAAATCGTACTGGTTGATACACAGGATGGAGCCAATATTGGCTCAACCTGTCGAGCCATGAAGACCATGGGCATTACCCATTTGGTCTTGGTGAGTGATCGTGAATACGATGAGAACCGTGTAAGAACGCTTGCATTACATGCCAGCGATGTCTGGGAGCAAGCGAAGCGATTCTCTTCACTCAAAGAGGCACTTTCAGGAAGTGTACTCAGTGTTGCTGCTACAAGAAGAAGGGGAAAGTTTCGTAAGCATAGCTCGCTCAACCCCACCCAATTGGCTGAGGTGGTGCAGAAAACCGGAGACGGTCTTATCTCAATCGTCTTCGGACGAGAGTCCGACGGACTTACTGATGATGAGGTGGCAATGTGCAGTCAGGTGGTAACCATACCAACCAGCGATCAGTTTCCCTCTCTCAATCTATCTCAAGCGGTCCAAATCATCACCTACTGCCTTTACGATACCATCAAAACATACCCTGAAGGGGCAAACCCGGTTACGCAAGGCCGTTGTGAGGAAGCAGCGCTTAAAGCGTGTGATGCACTCGATGAGATTGGGTACTTCAAACTAGGCCAGGAGAAACTCTGGACCTTCCGCTTCCTTCGCGATGTATTTGTACGCTCCGCTCTCACTGAAAGTGAAATACAAAAGATGGAAAAGGTCTTTGTAAAATCTGCCAGGATCAAGGCCCATAAGAACAAGGAGCAAGATGACTGA